One Gimesia aquarii DNA segment encodes these proteins:
- a CDS encoding PSD1 and planctomycete cytochrome C domain-containing protein, with amino-acid sequence MKRSLILFHPLSSSHVVKTVCHLIIFVLLAFPAMSLLEAANKIPADQIEFFEKEIRPVLVKRCYACHGPKKQEASLRLDSHAWMMKGSDSGKAVIPGDPLKSRIIQVIQYHDDDSQMPPEGKMPAREIAALTRWVKMGTPWPFSDKDPKAVPANGTYDFATLSKSHWAFRPVRNPELPKVKNQERVSSPVDLFVISRLEEKGLSLSPRLDRRKLIRRASVDLTGLPPTFQEVEAFVNDQSPDAYERLIDRLLASPRYGERWGRHWLDVARYADTKGYVFTSERRYPYSYTYRDYIIRAFNEDLPYDRFIQEQLAADQLDRKGDDRSLAALGFLTVGRRYRGNIHDIIDDRIDLVSRGLLGLTASCARCHDHKFDPVPIKDYYSLYGVFFSSYEPEEKDLPLIGKPKSEKAYKKYQAERAKRQKKLDDFIHEESEKFRAKARLTVADVLQAIVEKEKLSNEKPQYEKETPHRGYVALWQAFLKRKAKSYRAVFAPWMAFVSVKKENYPAGASEVIQKLASQEGETLPEKRFNRLILHALKNNPPQSIYDVCRIYGKVFKEVELEWLKTIDTAKKAKAKLPDKLADKDAEEIRQILYHPESPTAVSDNLVQAGFNRAQRNKVRQFQKNIQTLDVTSPGAPPRAMVVYDKDKPVTSHVHLRGNPGRRGEKTPRQFFRILAGEDRKPFQKGSGRLELSEAIASRDNPLTARVFVNRVWMHHFGQGIVRTPSNFGVRSDPPTHPELLDYLAYRFMEEGWSIKSLHKTIMMSATYQQGSQENRRANLIDADNRLLWKRPPQRLDFEAMRDSLLLVSGQLSEERGGKSYLIDRIPTHPRRTVYSFVDRNNLPNIFRTFDFANVESSTAQRPFTTVPQQALFALNSPLVIEQSSLLVKDLDLEKMTADKGIDAAINTLYQRVLSRKPSSEEIDLGKAFLKHHRDQIKTPARMSGWEKYAQVLCTSNEFMFVD; translated from the coding sequence ATGAAGCGGTCTTTGATTCTGTTTCATCCTTTGTCGTCATCTCACGTGGTCAAAACTGTTTGTCATTTGATCATCTTTGTGCTATTGGCGTTTCCAGCGATGTCTTTACTCGAAGCAGCCAATAAAATTCCTGCTGATCAAATTGAGTTTTTCGAAAAAGAAATTCGCCCTGTTTTAGTAAAACGCTGTTATGCTTGTCATGGCCCTAAAAAGCAGGAAGCCAGCTTACGCCTGGATTCCCATGCCTGGATGATGAAAGGCAGTGATAGCGGTAAAGCCGTGATTCCAGGAGACCCACTCAAAAGTAGAATTATCCAGGTAATCCAATATCATGATGATGACAGCCAGATGCCTCCTGAAGGGAAAATGCCTGCTCGAGAAATAGCCGCTTTGACTCGTTGGGTCAAAATGGGAACACCTTGGCCATTTTCTGATAAAGATCCCAAAGCGGTTCCTGCGAATGGGACTTATGATTTTGCGACATTGTCCAAAAGTCATTGGGCGTTTCGTCCTGTGAGAAACCCTGAATTACCCAAAGTGAAGAATCAAGAAAGGGTTTCTTCTCCAGTAGACCTTTTTGTGATTTCACGTTTGGAAGAAAAAGGTCTATCGCTTTCCCCGCGCCTTGATCGAAGGAAATTGATTCGAAGAGCATCGGTTGATTTAACAGGCTTACCTCCTACATTTCAAGAAGTAGAAGCTTTTGTGAATGATCAATCACCAGACGCTTATGAAAGGCTGATTGATCGCCTGTTGGCCTCACCACGCTATGGAGAACGTTGGGGGAGACATTGGCTAGATGTTGCTCGTTATGCGGATACCAAGGGCTATGTGTTTACATCAGAACGTCGTTATCCCTATTCCTATACTTATCGTGATTATATTATTCGCGCTTTCAATGAAGATCTCCCTTATGATCGTTTCATTCAAGAGCAATTAGCGGCAGATCAGCTGGATCGTAAAGGAGATGATCGTTCACTGGCTGCACTCGGTTTTCTGACCGTGGGTCGTCGTTATCGAGGGAATATACATGATATCATTGATGACCGTATTGATTTGGTTTCGCGAGGTTTATTAGGGTTGACTGCCTCTTGTGCTCGCTGTCACGATCATAAATTTGACCCTGTTCCGATCAAAGATTATTACTCATTGTATGGAGTTTTCTTTAGTAGCTATGAGCCGGAAGAAAAAGATTTACCACTAATCGGAAAACCAAAGTCCGAAAAAGCATACAAAAAATATCAGGCGGAACGAGCAAAACGCCAGAAAAAATTAGATGATTTCATACATGAAGAATCGGAAAAATTCAGAGCGAAAGCACGTTTGACAGTAGCAGATGTGTTACAGGCGATTGTCGAAAAAGAAAAACTGTCGAACGAAAAGCCACAATATGAGAAAGAGACACCTCACAGAGGATACGTGGCTCTCTGGCAAGCTTTTCTGAAACGTAAAGCAAAATCATATCGCGCTGTCTTTGCACCTTGGATGGCATTCGTTTCAGTCAAAAAAGAAAATTATCCAGCCGGTGCCTCTGAAGTCATCCAAAAATTAGCTAGTCAGGAAGGGGAAACGCTGCCAGAAAAAAGATTCAACCGTTTGATTCTACATGCATTGAAAAACAACCCACCACAATCAATTTATGATGTGTGCCGAATTTACGGTAAGGTTTTTAAAGAGGTGGAATTAGAGTGGCTGAAGACGATCGATACAGCCAAAAAAGCGAAAGCGAAATTACCTGATAAACTTGCTGACAAAGATGCAGAAGAAATTCGTCAAATTTTATATCACCCGGAATCACCGACTGCAGTGAGTGACAATCTTGTTCAGGCAGGGTTCAATCGGGCTCAGAGAAATAAAGTTCGCCAATTTCAGAAGAACATACAGACGTTAGATGTAACATCCCCGGGCGCACCTCCACGAGCGATGGTGGTTTATGACAAGGACAAGCCGGTCACTTCGCATGTCCATTTACGAGGGAATCCCGGTCGACGTGGTGAAAAAACGCCGCGTCAATTTTTCAGGATTTTGGCTGGAGAAGATCGAAAACCATTTCAGAAAGGAAGTGGTCGTCTGGAATTATCAGAGGCGATTGCCTCTCGGGATAATCCATTAACGGCCCGAGTTTTTGTTAATCGGGTTTGGATGCATCATTTTGGTCAGGGAATCGTGAGAACTCCCAGCAATTTCGGTGTCAGAAGTGATCCACCCACTCATCCAGAATTATTAGATTATCTTGCCTATCGGTTTATGGAAGAAGGCTGGTCTATCAAGTCGCTTCACAAGACAATTATGATGTCAGCAACATATCAACAGGGCTCACAGGAAAACCGACGGGCAAACTTGATTGATGCCGATAATCGTTTACTTTGGAAACGACCTCCACAGCGACTCGACTTTGAAGCGATGCGAGATTCACTTTTATTAGTCTCAGGACAACTCTCTGAGGAACGGGGAGGCAAAAGTTACCTGATCGACCGGATTCCCACTCACCCACGACGTACCGTTTACAGTTTTGTGGATCGTAATAACCTACCAAATATCTTTCGTACATTTGATTTTGCTAATGTGGAATCAAGTACCGCCCAACGGCCCTTTACAACAGTTCCCCAGCAAGCTTTGTTTGCATTGAATAGTCCTTTGGTGATTGAGCAGTCCAGTTTGTTAGTCAAAGATTTAGATCTGGAAAAAATGACTGCTGACAAGGGGATTGATGCTGCGATTAATACTCTCTATCAGCGTGTCTTATCGCGAAAACCATCAAGTGAGGAAATTGATCTCGGTAAGGCATTCTTAAAACATCATCGAGATCAGATTAAGACACCCGCTCGAATGAGTGGATGGGAAAAGTACGCTCAAGTGCTTTGTACTTCCAATGAATTCATGTTTGTAGACTAA
- a CDS encoding 4a-hydroxytetrahydrobiopterin dehydratase, translating to MTEDQILSEEQIQEFLNTHSEWELRDGWIRRKYSTPGWAHTLMLVNTIGYLAEAGWHHPDLSVGYAAVTVKLQTHRVKAITTKDTELAKKIEETVTWLPDDAAALDGFPKNWVR from the coding sequence ATGACAGAAGATCAGATTTTATCAGAAGAACAGATACAAGAGTTTTTGAACACTCATTCCGAATGGGAACTCCGAGATGGTTGGATTAGACGAAAGTATTCAACTCCCGGTTGGGCTCATACACTCATGCTGGTGAATACCATAGGTTATCTGGCAGAAGCGGGGTGGCATCATCCAGACTTAAGTGTTGGCTATGCTGCCGTAACCGTCAAACTACAAACACACCGTGTGAAAGCAATCACAACCAAAGACACGGAATTGGCGAAAAAAATTGAGGAGACAGTGACCTGGTTACCAGACGATGCAGCAGCCCTTGATGGTTTTCCAAAAAACTGGGTTCGCTAA
- a CDS encoding DUF6513 domain-containing protein yields MKQERILFVTGKLAEYSLREVLEKLAPQVGFEFEVIVLNVQVAALMHVPLVKRRLTVPDGIDWIMLPGMCKGDLQVLIDHFGIPFKRGPKDHFDLPEYFGQEGKAPKDLSQYDIEILAEINHAPLMSNAEILQQAEHYRQNGANLIDVGCIPGESTKRAGEIVRMLVDSGYRVSIDSFDRAEVEAAVGNGAELILSCNQTNLDWVSKLGTEVVAIPNLPSDFDSLCTIVDQLVQSDTPFRIDPILEPIGFGFTTSLERYYRARKEFPDFEIMMGIGNLTELTEVDTAGINVLLAALCQELQIHSVLATEVINWACSAIREFDYARRLIKYAIENKSLPKHIHYQLVMLRDAKLNERGSDALSNLAQNIRDPNYRIFAEENQLHVMNRDGYWKGTDPYELFDQFSEANPKGLDASHAFYLGYEMCKAVTALTLGKQYQQDQPLNWGFLSQEEVSANERRRKQGEEPQCGPR; encoded by the coding sequence ATGAAACAGGAACGCATCCTGTTTGTGACGGGCAAGCTGGCTGAATATTCACTGCGCGAAGTATTGGAAAAACTTGCCCCCCAGGTTGGTTTTGAATTTGAAGTCATTGTGTTGAATGTTCAGGTTGCTGCTTTGATGCACGTTCCTCTGGTCAAACGCAGACTGACAGTTCCTGACGGCATCGACTGGATCATGCTGCCAGGTATGTGTAAAGGTGATCTTCAGGTTCTCATTGACCACTTTGGAATTCCGTTCAAAAGGGGCCCCAAGGATCACTTCGACCTGCCCGAATATTTTGGACAAGAGGGGAAGGCACCAAAAGATCTGTCTCAATACGATATCGAAATCTTAGCCGAAATCAATCATGCCCCGTTAATGTCGAATGCAGAAATACTGCAACAGGCAGAACATTACCGCCAAAACGGAGCCAATCTGATCGATGTAGGTTGTATCCCCGGAGAAAGTACAAAGCGAGCAGGAGAGATCGTGCGGATGCTGGTTGATTCAGGATACCGCGTCTCCATTGACAGCTTTGATCGAGCTGAAGTAGAAGCGGCTGTTGGTAATGGAGCCGAACTCATCCTCAGTTGTAATCAAACTAATCTCGACTGGGTTTCAAAACTGGGAACTGAAGTCGTTGCCATCCCGAATCTTCCCAGTGATTTCGATTCTCTTTGTACCATCGTTGATCAACTGGTTCAATCTGACACTCCTTTTCGAATAGATCCAATCCTGGAACCAATCGGCTTTGGATTCACAACATCCCTGGAACGTTACTACAGGGCAAGAAAAGAATTTCCTGATTTTGAAATCATGATGGGCATCGGAAATTTAACTGAACTGACGGAAGTAGACACGGCGGGAATCAATGTTCTACTTGCCGCTCTCTGCCAGGAACTTCAAATTCATAGTGTGCTTGCTACCGAAGTGATCAACTGGGCATGCAGCGCCATCCGAGAATTTGACTATGCAAGACGACTCATCAAATATGCCATCGAAAATAAAAGCTTACCCAAACACATTCATTACCAGCTTGTTATGTTGCGAGATGCCAAGCTTAACGAAAGAGGATCTGATGCATTAAGTAATCTTGCCCAAAATATCCGTGACCCGAATTACCGGATCTTTGCTGAGGAGAACCAACTACACGTCATGAATCGTGACGGATACTGGAAAGGAACTGACCCTTATGAACTATTTGATCAGTTTTCAGAGGCCAATCCCAAAGGGTTGGATGCCTCACATGCGTTTTACCTGGGTTACGAAATGTGTAAAGCAGTAACTGCTTTAACGTTGGGAAAGCAATATCAACAAGATCAGCCGTTAAACTGGGGTTTTCTCTCACAAGAGGAAGTCAGTGCCAATGAACGCAGACGAAAACAGGGCGAAGAGCCACAATGTGGACCTCGCTAA
- the pabB gene encoding aminodeoxychorismate synthase component I encodes MSGNISQDFSHQSLEQGGQVASQLPLVEELTPYPDVEQIFLEFAGDDSLLLLESARQTSSQGQFSYLMCNPLTRIQIQNTHYSADPFESFRDVYTKIFVESIPGLPPFQGGFAGLLSYELGQSWENFARASHDEFQLPDLAVGFYDWVIAWDHNQHRAWLIVQGFDQSLQTQDINLAAERLKSLKTRIDSSNFNQQDQLAALSQSAFLHANKLSLDQLSPVYPVERNEEILSNFSKTQFLNQIEKIIEYIYAGDIFQANFSQRLLSRSTGHPAELYLNLRSKNAAPFAGYFGWDDWAVVSASPERFLNVSHQEVETRPIKGTRRRKFMPEADLLTRDELRESEKDHAENVMIVDLLRNDLSRVCKPGSIRVPHLCEVETYETVQHLVSEVRGQLKPGKTVWDLLAASFPGGSITGAPKVRSMEIIAELEPTVRGPYCGSLFYAGLNGEFDSNILIRTFTVRNGWIQFPVGGGIIAQSHPRLEYEETLHKAAGMITALQK; translated from the coding sequence ATGTCGGGAAACATATCTCAGGATTTCTCTCATCAATCCCTAGAGCAGGGAGGGCAAGTCGCAAGCCAGCTTCCTCTCGTGGAAGAACTGACTCCGTATCCAGATGTAGAACAGATCTTTCTTGAATTTGCAGGTGATGACAGTCTCTTACTTTTGGAAAGTGCACGTCAAACCTCATCACAAGGACAGTTCTCCTATTTGATGTGTAACCCACTCACTCGCATTCAAATCCAAAATACTCACTATTCAGCTGATCCTTTTGAATCGTTTCGGGACGTTTATACTAAAATTTTTGTGGAATCTATTCCTGGCCTTCCACCGTTCCAAGGAGGCTTTGCAGGCTTACTTTCCTACGAACTGGGACAAAGCTGGGAGAACTTCGCCCGTGCCTCCCACGATGAGTTTCAACTCCCGGACTTGGCTGTCGGTTTTTACGACTGGGTGATCGCCTGGGATCATAATCAGCATCGGGCATGGCTCATCGTCCAAGGTTTCGATCAAAGTCTGCAAACACAAGATATTAATCTTGCTGCAGAACGGCTGAAGTCACTTAAAACCAGAATCGATTCTTCCAACTTTAATCAACAGGACCAATTGGCCGCACTCTCACAAAGTGCTTTTTTGCATGCAAATAAACTGTCTCTTGATCAACTTTCTCCTGTTTATCCTGTTGAACGAAACGAAGAGATACTAAGTAACTTCAGCAAAACACAATTTCTAAATCAGATCGAAAAGATCATTGAATACATCTATGCTGGCGATATTTTTCAGGCAAATTTTTCGCAACGCCTGCTGAGCCGCAGCACAGGACATCCTGCTGAACTTTATCTGAATTTACGCTCAAAAAATGCGGCTCCGTTTGCAGGTTATTTTGGCTGGGATGACTGGGCGGTTGTCAGCGCTTCACCTGAAAGATTCCTGAATGTCTCACACCAAGAAGTGGAAACGCGCCCCATTAAGGGTACTCGTCGTAGAAAATTCATGCCGGAAGCAGATTTATTGACACGTGATGAACTACGTGAAAGCGAAAAAGATCATGCTGAAAATGTAATGATCGTTGACCTACTCCGCAATGATCTCTCTCGTGTCTGCAAACCAGGTTCCATTCGTGTTCCACATCTGTGTGAAGTTGAAACCTACGAAACCGTACAACATCTTGTCTCAGAAGTACGAGGACAACTTAAACCGGGCAAAACAGTCTGGGACTTACTGGCAGCTTCATTTCCCGGCGGTTCCATCACAGGCGCGCCAAAAGTACGATCAATGGAAATCATTGCGGAATTGGAACCGACTGTCCGTGGCCCTTATTGTGGTAGTCTGTTCTATGCCGGTTTGAATGGAGAATTCGACAGTAATATTCTGATTCGCACATTTACTGTCAGAAATGGATGGATTCAATTTCCTGTGGGAGGGGGAATCATAGCACAAAGTCATCCAAGGCTGGAATATGAAGAAACCCTGCATAAAGCCGCAGGGATGATTACCGCACTACAAAAATAA
- a CDS encoding anthranilate synthase component II, which yields MILIIDNYDSFVFNLACYFEELGQQTLVIRNDQMTLAQAEQISPDALVLSPGPCTPNEAGVSQELITHFTHRIPILGVCLGHQTIATSFGGKIIKAPEPVHGRTSLIYHQKSRLLSNLPNPFKATRYHSLIIDEASLSSDLEITARTEEGIPMAIEHQTAPLFGVQFHPESILTESGRSLLESFLSFLPSLPKQSKNAHC from the coding sequence ATGATCCTGATCATTGATAACTATGACAGCTTTGTCTTCAATCTGGCCTGCTATTTTGAAGAGTTAGGGCAACAGACCTTAGTCATCAGAAATGATCAAATGACTCTAGCACAGGCCGAACAAATCTCACCTGACGCACTTGTACTTTCTCCCGGCCCCTGTACTCCGAATGAGGCTGGTGTAAGCCAGGAACTAATTACACACTTTACTCATCGAATCCCAATTCTGGGAGTCTGCCTGGGACATCAGACGATCGCTACCAGCTTTGGTGGGAAAATCATCAAAGCACCGGAACCTGTTCATGGCCGGACTTCTTTAATCTATCATCAAAAATCCCGTTTATTGTCCAACCTGCCTAATCCATTCAAGGCAACGCGTTACCATTCCTTGATTATTGATGAAGCATCACTATCTTCTGATCTTGAGATCACAGCCAGGACGGAAGAGGGAATTCCGATGGCAATTGAACACCAAACAGCCCCACTGTTTGGTGTTCAATTTCACCCCGAGTCAATTTTGACAGAAAGTGGCCGTTCATTACTGGAAAGTTTTCTCTCATTTCTTCCATCACTCCCCAAACAATCCAAAAACGCTCATTGCTAA
- a CDS encoding thioredoxin domain-containing protein, whose amino-acid sequence MQSTKWNSKKYYLSIITITVTLIAISIDQSLAGEWLHDFKIAQKMSKQKDLPILLHFHASWCGPCRQMDQSVLNTQVLTSQFGKRFIAVKIDSDQNQHLVERFNVRSLPSDILLTPTGTIITRTEGMQAKNTYLSFLGRGASRYENDRRVYLAQKSKQELMQKLKQQETTESFETEENTYVATEPPKLGLDGYSPVTLTRDRKWEKGKEEFNWSYQGITYHLASQTELEIFKIDPGRYAPQLLGCDPVILNKQDRAIPGNLKYGAYYDQNLYLFVDVESRNEFKKNPDRYSRTMHVLKIEQLETAVLR is encoded by the coding sequence ATGCAATCAACCAAATGGAATTCAAAGAAATACTATTTATCGATAATAACAATCACGGTCACTTTGATTGCTATATCGATCGATCAATCTTTGGCCGGTGAGTGGTTGCATGATTTTAAAATAGCTCAAAAGATGTCAAAACAAAAAGATCTCCCCATTTTACTACATTTCCATGCTTCCTGGTGCGGACCTTGCCGTCAGATGGATCAGAGTGTGTTAAACACTCAGGTTCTCACCAGTCAGTTTGGTAAACGTTTTATTGCCGTCAAAATTGACAGTGATCAAAACCAGCATCTGGTTGAGCGTTTTAACGTTCGTTCACTTCCCAGTGATATCCTTTTAACCCCCACTGGCACGATCATTACTCGTACAGAAGGTATGCAGGCCAAAAACACTTATTTAAGCTTCTTAGGTCGTGGCGCCTCTCGTTATGAAAATGATCGGCGAGTATATCTGGCTCAAAAAAGTAAGCAAGAACTCATGCAAAAACTAAAACAACAAGAAACAACCGAGTCTTTTGAAACAGAAGAAAATACTTATGTTGCCACTGAACCTCCAAAGTTAGGTCTAGATGGATACAGTCCGGTCACTCTGACACGCGACCGAAAATGGGAAAAGGGCAAAGAAGAATTCAACTGGTCTTACCAGGGAATCACTTATCATCTGGCAAGTCAGACTGAGTTAGAAATTTTTAAAATTGATCCAGGACGTTATGCCCCACAGTTACTGGGCTGCGATCCTGTGATTCTCAACAAACAAGATCGTGCCATTCCTGGAAACTTGAAATATGGTGCTTATTACGATCAAAACTTATATTTATTTGTTGATGTAGAATCACGCAATGAATTCAAAAAGAATCCTGATCGCTATAGCCGTACGATGCATGTCCTGAAAATCGAACAGCTTGAAACGGCAGTTCTACGCTAA